Proteins co-encoded in one bacterium genomic window:
- a CDS encoding ParB N-terminal domain-containing protein, protein MDELVMVPIRRLDRSHNVRVGLGDLAELVESVGERGIVVPVTVARENGAPAGEGRRWVLVAGHRRVAAAEEVGLETVPALVKEYESEAENRKHHRHYLPPPS, encoded by the coding sequence ATGGACGAGCTAGTGATGGTGCCGATCAGACGCCTAGACCGGTCGCACAATGTACGTGTCGGGCTCGGTGACCTGGCCGAATTGGTCGAGTCGGTAGGGGAGCGGGGCATCGTAGTACCGGTAACCGTGGCCAGGGAAAATGGCGCCCCCGCAGGCGAGGGGCGCCGGTGGGTACTCGTAGCGGGGCACCGACGGGTAGCCGCTGCGGAGGAGGTAGGCCTCGAGACGGTGCCGGCGCTAGTCAAGGAGTACGAATCCGAAGCAGAGAACCGCAAGCATCACCGACATTATCTGCCCCCGCCGTCGTAG
- a CDS encoding AlpA family phage regulatory protein: protein MRNQTHNQKPGVSRRRLIPPLRGGRVVRLPEVLEITGLSRTTIWRREQDGTFPPPIRLGGEGTRAVGWREQDIYDWIDSLSRAE, encoded by the coding sequence ATGAGAAACCAAACCCACAACCAGAAGCCGGGTGTCAGCCGTCGACGCTTGATACCGCCTCTGCGGGGTGGGCGGGTGGTGAGACTGCCCGAAGTATTGGAGATCACCGGGTTGAGCAGAACCACGATCTGGCGTCGGGAACAGGACGGGACGTTCCCCCCACCGATCCGGCTCGGCGGCGAAGGTACCCGCGCCGTGGGCTGGCGGGAACAAGACATCTACGACTGGATCGACAGCCTGTCCCGCGCAGAATGA